The Kluyveromyces lactis strain NRRL Y-1140 chromosome B complete sequence genome contains a region encoding:
- a CDS encoding uncharacterized protein (no similarity), translated as MCTLGLLKMRRPKGRLIHWDQEAQPNQIQHKYGPRDVSHYQKCVSIKRISRYYPGPFYDSQLCVTHFHLSLSLSVSLVHREKEKRGPKSIKLPGHNRPIDSESFLSMKLVSYHVIGLMHRRLWEKSPPGKNSVGKKVVILVEKKLRLWETRWTDYFSGVPS; from the coding sequence atgtgcACTCTTGGACTGTTAAAAATGAGACGGCCCAAGGGCCGTCTCATTCATTGGGACCAGGAAGCGCAGCCCAACCAAATCCAACACAAATACGGGCCACGTGACGTTAGTCACTATCAAAAATGTGTCAGTATTAAGCGAATATCTCGTTATTACCCGGGCCCCTTCTATGATAGTCAACTATGTGTGACACATTTTCACCTgtctctctctctctctgTCTCTCTGGTGCACCGAGAAAAGGAGAAAAGGGGACCTAAGAGCATTAAATTACCCGGCCATAATCGGCCAATCGATTCAGAGAGTTTCTTATCAATGAAGCTAGTGtcatatcacgtgatcgGTCTTATGCACAGAAGACTTTGGGAAAAATCCCCGCCAGGCAAAAATTCCGTTGGGAAAAAAGTCGTAATACTTgtggaaaaaaaattaagaTTGTGGGAGACTCGATGGACTGATTACTTTTCCGGAGTACCATCCTAA
- a CDS encoding uncharacterized protein (some similarities with uniprot|P33757 Saccharomyces cerevisiae YBR250W) produces MFFRKLSLSGSCDYKKPPAYNQNDDLNHLPVVLDQRISPAGPKINPFNGGDNNSGGSSRPIISLKSLKRQNVNVSSSFLYNAFDESLNPTKKIHDSNTMRVELVLDNDTVYLPGLKEDLRSHTSLMDLNRYPGEEEELSNYKASLTGKLVITVKSTSLIVQDLKVRLNGYSREYICVLGSNKGQTQNDLTDSDDTEDDLFYVQKKKDRSVRLLKDNSSDNFSSFKPFVTDEISCFEKFPMVLTKGTYIIPFTFILDPFNYHSSFDSLVGATSYRIETLMTVLPPFNGTSSINNYCNTQLASKFSETIFLTHKFLITKTLSPSSLLKYESISSQGTYDEGFLDYDFFISSKLIELNCPFHCQFNFLTKMGAKVTKVTVSLVQLVLIPCLKSDGITPLKKSYIQTNTVHLGHYFPTPNDNESKLVTAKFEELVINTNSKTSSLMTKILPYYCEESRLRLSRRNSTEKRFKLKITHHLKITAGTSLEDCTNGTFPDKTRRININFKVPVMIIDKNMGSSLHLPAYEPAMDGKAMPVSIGSEFDQTNNSSLIYIPSTSSSCSPPSYNSLGF; encoded by the coding sequence ATGTTTTTCCGTAAGCTCAGTTTATCAGGGTCATGTGACTACAAAAAGCCTCCGGCTTATAATCAGAACGACGATTTAAACCATCTGCCCGTTGTGCTTGACCAAAGAATCTCTCCAGCAGGACCGAAAATTAATCCCTTTAACGGTGGGGATAACAATTCTGGTGGGTCCTCTCGGCcaattatttcattgaagagCCTTAAAAGGCAGAACGTTAATGTATCATCATCCTTCCTATATAATGCATTTGATGAATCACTGAATCCGACCAAAAAAATTCATGATTCGAACACCATGAGGGTTGAGTTAGTCTTGGATAACGATACTGTATACTTACCTGGTTTGAAAGAGGATTTAAGATCGCATACCTCTTTAATGGATTTGAACCGTTATCcaggtgaagaagaagaattatcCAACTATAAGGCTTCGTTGACAGGGAAATTAGTCATTACTGTGAAATCTACGTCTTTGATAGtccaagatttgaaagtgAGATTGAACGGTTACTCAAGGGAGTATATCTGTGTTTTGGGGTCGAATAAGGGCCAAACTCAAAATGACCTAACAGATTCCGACGATACAGAAGATGACCTTTTCTACgttcaaaagaaaaaagataGATCGGTTAGACTCTTGAAAGATAATTCTAGTGACAATTTCagttctttcaaacctttTGTCACTGATGAGATCTCatgctttgaaaaattcccTATGGTGTTGACGAAAGGTACATATATCATTCCATTCACATTCATTTTGGATCCCTTCAATTATCATTCTTCGTTTGATTCACTGGTTGGTGCAACATCTTACAGAATCGAAACTTTAATGACTGTGTTACCACCATTTAATGGTACCTCTTCAATTAATAACTATTGTAATACCCAATTAGCTTCTAAGTTCTCAGAAACTATCTTTTTAACGCATAAATTTCTGATCACTAAGACGTTGTCCCCATCATCACTTTTAAAATATGAATCAATCAGTTCACAGGGAACTTATGACGAAGGGTTCTTAGATTATGATTTTTTCATATCTTCTAAGCTGATTGAACTAAACTGTCCATTTCACTGTCAGTTTAATTTTCTGACGAAAATGGGAGCTAAAGTCACCAAGGTCACAGTTTCCCTAGTGCAGCTTGTTCTGATACCATGCCTCAAATCAGATGGCATTACACCCTTGAAGAAATCGTATATCCAAACTAATACCGTCCATTTGGGTCATTATTTTCCCACTCCAAATGATAACGAATCGAAGCTGGTAACTGCTAAATTCGAAGAACTTGTAATTAACACAAACTCTAAAACAAGTTCCTTAATGACTAAGATCTTGCCATACTACTGTGAGGAATCAAGGTTAAGGTTAAGCAGGAGGAACTCAACTGAGAAACGTTTTAAACTTAAGATTACCCATCATTTAAAGATAACTGCTGGTACATCTCTGGAAGATTGTACTAACGGCACTTTTCCTGACAAAACAAGACGTATTAACATTAATTTCAAGGTGCCCGTTATGATAATTGATAAAAATATGGGTTCCAGCTTGCATTTACCAGCTTACGAACCAGCTATGGATGGTAAAGCCATGCCCGTTTCCATTGGTAGTGAATTTGATCAAACAAATAATTCATCTCTGATATACAttccttcaacttcatcTAGCTGCTCTCCGCCAAGTTATAACAGCTTAGGTTTCTGA
- the HFI1 gene encoding Hfi1p (similar to uniprot|Q12060 Saccharomyces cerevisiae YPL254W HFI1 Adaptor protein required for structural integrity of the SAGA complex a histone acetyltransferase-coactivator complex that is involved in global regulation of gene expression through acetylation and transcription functions) has product MSVSTPTVATGGTPTIHEDIGINSNHQNNNTNSVKEISKTSNNNGGGNVGFPQDKRLDIESMINEFNEVLSKEHWAKYARVISLFILGKLSRKELVNELDLLFKPTQEQPNIKPRDLIRLHNQLLLSIFTNSLRETTDDDPQSSKWGFQNGSQQQNKRRSNKPNSQIELYKKIVVSLPLSDRQRLKMITKEAGKRGFVLCSVLQARLRQIPKLPCVFNQETAKRIQQQDLKGPQEWSQKIMNGFKTQLSTESYVLPDNESLYLRMLGIARENGIVGQIDSRCVDIVSLALEYYLKTIIESTIDTVRYREKKYSDFYDLNDDGFQQASSALANSKTESDKAKDITGNRTVSITNEDALDSFTIFPNVVDPTGAYLGLTTNGLVNDDEIVHFKSPVDDLFHYKREKPNFTPLDEKNMGSREELNWLIKDILTKK; this is encoded by the coding sequence ATGTCTGTATCAACGCCAACAGTTGCAACAGGTGGTACGCCGACAATTCATGAAGATATTGGTATTAATAGCAACCATCAGAACAACAATACCAATTCGGTGAAGGAAATCAGCAAAACCAGTAATAACAATGGTGGAGGAAACGTTGGGTTTCCTCAGGATAAGCGATTGGATATTGAATCTATGATTAATGAATTTAATGAAGTTTTAAGCAAAGAGCATTGGGCGAAATATGCCAGAGTGATTTCGTTATTCATACTCGGAAAATTGTCCAGAAAGGAATTGGTCAATGAATTAGACTTACTATTTAAACCTACCCAAGAACAGCCGAATATTAAACCAAGAGATTTAATACGATTGCATAACCAACTTTTACTATCGATATTCACTAATTCTCTTAGAGAAACCACCGACGATGATCCACAATCATCGAAATGGGGGTTCCAGAACGGTTCTCAACAACAGAATAAGAGAAGATCAAACAAGCCCAACTCGCAGATCGAATTatacaaaaaaattgttgttTCCCTACCGTTATCGGATAGACAACGATTAAAAATGATAACAAAGGAAGCAGGAAAACGAGGATTTGTATTATGTTCAGTGCTACAGGCTAGATTGAGACAGATACCGAAATTACCTTGCGTCTTCAACCAGGAAACTGCCAAGAGAATTCAGCAACAAGATCTGAAGGGCCCACAGGAATGGTCCCAAAAGATCATGAATGGTTTCAAAACACAACTTTCTACCGAGTCATATGTTTTACCGGATAATGAGTCTCTTTATCTTCGAATGCTAGGAATTGCAAGAGAAAATGGAATTGTTGGACAGATAGATTCGCGATGTGTTGATATCGTATCACTTGCATTAGAGTATTATCTCAAGACAATTATTGAATCCACCATAGATACAGTAAGATacagagaaaagaaatactCGGACTTCTACGACCTAAACGATGACGGGTTCCAACAAGCATCTAGTGCGTTAGCAAATAGTAAGACTGAGAGTGATAAAGCGAAGGATATTACTGGTAACAGAACTGTATCCATTACAAATGAAGACGCTTTGGACTCGTTCACGATATTCCCCAACGTTGTTGATCCAACAGGTGCATACCTTGGATTAACTACAAATGGGTTGGTAAATGACGATGAGATCgttcatttcaaaagtCCTGTCGATGATCTATTTCATTATAAACGGGAAAAGCCTAACTTCACTCCCCTTGACGAAAAGAATATGGGAAGCCGGGAAGAGCTTAACTGGCTAATTAAAGATATTCTTACAAAGAAATAA
- the YAH1 gene encoding adrenodoxin (similar to uniprot|Q12184 Saccharomyces cerevisiae YPL252C YAH1 Iron-sulfur protein of the mitochondrial matrix homologous to human adrenodoxin involved in heme a biosynthesis): protein MIRGILTRQAGHLNQLRARSITSPSISHNIWLARTNLSWKRYHGHLHKPKPGEELHVTFILKDGTQKTFEVAEGDSLLDIAQGHNLDMEGACGGSCACSTCHVIVDPDYYDALEEPDDDENDMLDLAYGLTETSRLGCCIKMNKDIDGIRVALPSMTRNVSSSDFE, encoded by the coding sequence ATGATCAGAGGAATATTGACTAGACAAGCTGGGCATCTGAACCAGTTAAGAGCCAGAAGCATTACTTCTCCTAGCATCTCTCACAACATATGGTTAGCCCGTACAAATTTGTCATGGAAGAGATACCATGGACATTTACATAAACCGAAACCGGGAGAAGAGTTGCATGTGACATTCATATTGAAGGATGGAACACAAAAGACTTTTGAAGTGGCAGAAGGGGACTCTCTCTTGGATATAGCTCAAGGCCATAATCTAGATATGGAGGGTGCCTGTGGTGGTTCTTGTGCTTGTTCGACCTGTCACGTGATTGTGGACCCAGACTATTACGACGCATTAGAAGAACctgacgatgatgaaaatgatatgTTGGATTTGGCTTACGGGTTAACTGAGACAAGTAGATTGGGATGTTGCATTAAAATGAATAAGGATATCGATGGTATCAGAGTCGCTCTTCCTTCAATGACAAGAAAtgtttcatcttcagaCTTCGAATAG
- a CDS encoding uncharacterized protein (conserved hypothetical protein): MFFRKLSQSGNSSSNPPEYTENDYLNHKPFFSSLRTSALGPQIAPLNEVNPSKGKTVLKTLKDVQKLGNVPFHYNVFDEALNPPTPLHDCKSLRLELALDTDTVYLPGLFEQQGSSSDCPLALLTGKVIVTVKATYNLCDARLQD, from the coding sequence ATGTTTTTCAGAAAATTGAGTCAAAGCGGGAACTCCAGCTCGAATCCACCAGAATATACAGAAAATGACTATTTAAACCACaaaccatttttttcatctttgcGAACATCTGCTTTGGGTCCTCAAATAGCTCCCTTGAATGAAGTCAACCCTTCGAAAGGAAAAACGGTTTTGAAGACGTTGAAAGATGTGCAAAAATTGGGTAACGTTCCATTCCATTATAATGTATTCGATGAGGCGTTGAACCCGCCAACACCATTGCATGATTGCAAATCTCTGCGATTGGAATTAGCTTTAGATACTGACACAGTTTATTTACCTGGTTTATTTGAACAGCAGGGTAGTTCATCGGATTGCCCATTGGCTCTTCTCACCGGGAAAGTTATCGTTACTGTGAAAGCTACATACAACTTGTGTGATGCAAGACTTCAAGATTAA
- a CDS encoding homeobox domain-containing protein (some similarities with uniprot|P41817 Saccharomyces cerevisiae YPL177C CUP9 Homeodomain-containing transcriptional repressor of PTR2 which encodes a major peptide transporter imported peptides activate ubiquitin-dependent proteolysis resulting in degradation of Cup9p and de-repression of PTR2 transcription), protein MNININTFGNSNLNSNANSNGYNPSSVASTANTPYFVSNGNGGNGPGTTGASLVTLPSIKTLLNKLEGTSSATSSQTNDVQYTMGQTEMNPRIRTSISTSSSSPSSNSSSSPLTGTGNNNQKTAGSNHTQDGQVLPPLRGRSHSEPMDPLVTLSNTATQLLNLEFNNVNKGTGSERQLQSLLLHSRSSTLPGHFPSINSMLTPPNSANVNSMLPVSADRMALINSSDPNPGNKVSRKSKSKSKSKSLLNSSKRSNLPKEVINVLNDWLLKNLHNPYPTPQVKRELLEKTGLNPVQLSNWFINVRRRKIFNEYYKLNQSVNTDKSVSSEILPPDHDDSVQHEEDGSDPQLEMRFRTIPLTRRKKLIDRLDELKRLSSNNMPPPSHRRQPS, encoded by the coding sequence atgaatatcaatattaaTACGTTTGGAAATTCGAATCTGAATTCGAATGCGAATTCAAATGGTTATAATCCCAGTTCAGTTGCAAGCACTGCTAACACGCCGTATTTCGTGTCGAATGGTAATGGTGGTAATGGGCCTGGAACTACTGGGGCCTCGTTAGTAACGCTCCCATCCATTAAAACGCTACTGAATAAGTTAGAGGGAACGTCTTCTGCCACTTCTTCTCAGACAAATGACGTTCAGTACACAATGGGTCAAACTGAAATGAACCCACGTATAAGGACGTCAATATCAACGTCTTCTTCGTCTCCTTCGTCGAATTCAAGTTCGAGCCCGCTTACAGGCACTGGCAATAACAACCAAAAAACAGCCGGCAGCAACCATACCCAAGATGGACAGGTGCTGCCCCCATTAAGGGGCAGATCTCATTCCGAACCAATGGATCCGCTAGTCACGCTTTCGAATACGGCTACTCAGTTGTTAAATCTGGAATTTAACAACGTCAACAAGGGTACCGGCTCTGAGAGACAATTACAGTCCTTGTTACTTCATAGCAGGTCTTCTACGCTACCGGGACACTTCCCATCGATAAATTCAATGCTTACACCACCAAATTCGGCCAATGTGAATAGTATGCTCCCGGTATCAGCTGATAGAATGGCTTTGATCAACTCTAGTGATCCTAATCCTGGTAATAAGGTTTCTCGTAAATCGAAATCGAAATCTAAATCGAAATCGTTActcaattcatcaaaacGTTCGAATTTACCAAAGGAAGTCATCAACGTGCTTAACGATTGGCTTTTAAAGAATTTACATAACCCATACCCTACACCGCAGGTGAAACGTGAATTATTGGAGAAAACAGGCCTTAATCCAGTTCAATTATCAAATTGGTTCATCAACGTTAGACGTCGTAAAATCTTTAACGAATATTATAAACTGAACCAATCGGTGAATACAGACAAATCGGTGAGTTCAGAAATCCTGCCTCCAGATCATGATGACTCAGTGCAACACGAGGAAGATGGATCTGATCCCCAATTGGAAATGAGATTCCGTACTATACCACTTacaagaaggaaaaaattgatagatCGTCtggatgaattgaaacGTCTGTCATCGAATAATATGCCCCCACCTTCTCATCGTCGACAACCATCGTGA
- the VTI1 gene encoding v-SNARE protein VTI1 (similar to uniprot|Q04338 Saccharomyces cerevisiae YMR197C VTI1 Involved in cis-Golgi membrane traffic Vti1p is a v-SNARE that interacts with two t-SNARES Sed5p and Pep12p), which yields MSSLLQNYESECQVAINQAKVLLANAKNDAGAVLKGGKSDILLQIQQYHDESLELVDQMEIELNNTGNSLDSKTRASYKAKIRDYKRQCQNEIKDPLKQLVQESDRNKLLEGRHFDNDEQRQQLLSNHALLQRSGDKLQDATRLASETENVGAQIMMDLRSQRETLENARQTLFHADSYVDKSIRTLKTMTRRLIANKFISYAIIAVLILLILLVIFSKFK from the coding sequence ATGTCCTCATTATTGCAGAACTATGAATCTGAATGTCAAGTCGCTATAAACCAGGCGAAGGTTTTGCTTGCTAATGCTAAGAATGATGCCGGTGCTGTTTTAAAAGGTGGAAAATCGGATATACTTTTACAAATTCAACAGTACCATGATGAATCTTTAGAATTAGTGGATCAAATGGAAATAGAGTTGAATAATACAGGGAACTCGTTGGATTCTAAGACAAGGGCATCTTATAAAGCAAAGATCAGAGATTATAAGAGACAGTGTCAGAATGAAATTAAGGATCCTTTAAAGCAATTGGTGCAAGAAAGCGATAGGAATAAGTTACTTGAAGGTCGCCACTTCgataatgatgaacaaaGGCAACAGCTTTTATCGAACCATGCGCTTTTACAACGTTCTGGTGATAAATTACAGGATGCTACAAGACTGGCATCCGAGACTGAGAACGTTGGTGCACAGATAATGATGGATTTGAGATCTCAAAGAGAAACATTGGAGAATGCAAGACAAACTTTGTTCCATGCTGATTCGTACGTCGACAAGAGTATTCGCACTTTGAAAACCATGACTAGAAGACTCATAGCCAATAAGTTCATTTCTTACGCAATAATAGCGGTTTTGATACTACTTATCTTGTTAGTGATATTctccaaattcaaatag
- the CIK1 gene encoding Cik1p (weakly similar to uniprot|Q01649 Saccharomyces cerevisiae YMR198W CIK1 is important for proper organiziation of microtubule arrays and establishment of a spindle is essential for karyogamy and expression is regulated by KAR4 and mating spindle pole body associated protein and to uniprot|Q12045 YPL253C VIK1 Protein that forms a complex with Kar3p at the spindle pole body, possible regulator of Kar3p function in microtubule-mediated processes; required for sister chromatid cohesion) — protein MNETRIPSINSRKRQKPFSSGSVSGQKKHHPVLANITNMVTTTGTTTVANSSGSKKEQFAPSYQTKSQSTNMRLLNKYFYGDPNVIEEVKKRERKALKDIHLFTKQIEETDSRLESLTSEVIPQLKYNLNKRSIIFKHLKQETMVMQEQLYQLKNDCELKKKNHELITNNLNLEHSINIQEVINQWQLKISDKRHIWELELQKLKQTKPDPAVLKEIEELSTDKAIIENDLKDLKRKNHEQIQSYENELKLRLEKFKEDKKEPLIASIEENKKLKIKINDLKATQEALRDKIRNSVDTELSLQEIIKNKRLELQTLEASLEPVEEKLNQLQLRYKSEKDTTDEVKAKAKLAEAEYNKNYDRMEQEQSQRRILENTIDELDGHIRCFAYLNYDELNDYAVDYMNKCIIGDTDVFYFSRILPRDLVSPSNLFNNECFTFVDSCLKSKKSCNIISINDDLRKDFLRTINERFLKSKVLVQMVVLNDSDLSKDLLNSEDSDLSAVIDEKCIDFHSKRLPIEEVNNFILPDFRGIHVMKFEVFDKEDDFESIFFIQAPTKEIQKMNAIDITKTAVSPVSTFLQSLLLRLESLIIFNFDTPDSSLLQLSQTLHKLPNPK, from the coding sequence ATGAATGAGACTCGAATTCCATCTataaattcaagaaaacgGCAGAAGCCGTTTTCTTCAGGTTCTGTGTCTGGACAGAAGAAGCATCATCCTGTGCTAGCAAATATAACGAATATGGTGACCACTACAGGAACAACGACAGTAGCTAACAGTAGCGGTTCGAAGAAGGAGCAATTTGCTCCTTCATATCAAACGAAGAGTCAAAGTACGAATATGAGActattgaacaaatattTTTATGGGGATCCCAACGTTATTGAGGAGGttaagaaaagagagagaAAAGCTTTAAAAGATATTCACTTGTTTACTAAACAGATTGAGGAAACGGATTCTCGGTTGGAATCCCTTACTTCTGAGGTTATCCCGCAGCTCAAAtacaatttgaacaaaagatcCATCATTTTCAAGCACTTGAAACAAGAGACCATGGTGATGCAGGAACAATTATATCAGTTGAAGAACGATTGTGAgctaaagaagaaaaaccaTGAGCTGATAACTAACAACTTGAATTTAGAGCATTCTATAAATATACAAGAAGTGATAAATCAATGGCAGCTGAAAATATCTGATAAAAGACACATCTGGGAACTTGAGTTAcaaaaattaaaacaaaCTAAACCTGATCCGGCTGTCCTTAAAGAAATCGAAGAGTTAAGCACAGATAAAGCGATCATAGAGAATGATTTAAAAGATTTGAAACGTAAAAACCATGAACAAATTCAATCATATGAGAATGAATTAAAATTACGATTggaaaagttcaaagaagataaaaAGGAACCGCTGATAGCATCCatagaagaaaacaaaaaactAAAGATTAAGATAAATGATCTGAAGGCAACTCAGGAAGCACTACGAGATAAAATTCGAAATAGTGTTGATACTGAACTTTCCttacaagaaattattaaaaataaaagattGGAGCTACAAACGTTAGAAGCTTCATTGGAGCCGGTAGAGGAGAAACTTAACCAACTTCAATTGAGATATAAATCAGAGAAAGATACCACTGATGAAGTTAAAGCCAAAGCTAAATTAGCAGAAGCGGAATACAATAAAAATTATGATAGAATGGAACAAGAGCAATCgcaaagaagaatcctGGAAAACACAATAGATGAGTTGGATGGTCACATTCGTTGTTTTGCATATCTTAATTACGACGAACTTAATGACTATGCAGTAGACTATATGAACAAATGTATTATCGGAGATACAGATGTGTTTTACTTTAGCAGAATTCTTCCGAGAGACTTAGTATCACCTTCAAaccttttcaataatgaaTGCTTCACCTTCGTCGATTCGTGCTTAAAGAGTAAGAAAAGTTGTAATATTATATCAATAAACGATGATTTGAGGAAAGATTTCCTACGAACGATAAATGAACGatttttgaaatccaaAGTTCTTGTTCAGATGGTTGTATTGAACGACAGTGACCTTTCGAAGGATTTATTAAATTCTGAGGATTCTGATTTATCCGCTGTCATTGACGAAAAATGTATTGATTTCCATTCTAAAAGACTACCGATTGAAGAAGTGAATAATTTTATACTTCCCGATTTCAGAGGAATTCATGTTATGAAATTTGAAGTCTTCgataaagaagatgattttgaaagcaTATTTTTCATCCAAGCACCTACTAAGGAAATTCAGAAAATGAATGCGATTGATATCACAAAGACGGCTGTCAGCCCAGTCTCGACCTTCTTGCAATCGTTATTATTAAGACTTGAATCCTTaataatattcaattttgataCACCAGATTCCTCATTATTACAATTATCACAAACTTTACATAAACTACCAAATCCGAAATAG
- a CDS encoding uncharacterized protein (some similarities with uniprot|P33757 Saccharomyces cerevisiae YBR250W), producing MQDFKIKLNGYSTEFVCMMKQKHLKDGSISDPNSEAELDFETGVDGCPQLKLLKDNANGSLSYLKPFVTDEISAFDTYPMVLTQGTYIIPFSFELDPIKHHSSFRSLFGSTTYRVETLLRVMQPSKGIISGIPTDSGDSKNYFLSQKCFITKTLSPSDVLKYESVNSHGTFQNGLIDYGFYISTKLIEFDSPFHCHFNCIGKPDIKIIKVNVSLLQTCILPCIKPDGIAAAKRSYSNTNTFRLAEYVVPPDEQSNIITTKFEDLKIATRSSCNLFTSKILPYYNEVSRLETVDGEKVMKLSITHRLKIVVTINPSGSDSSSKNFINVNFKIPIEVIDKNISSSLYLPAYKSPSPAISGNGPFTIDEDEYNSYSSPISLSSADSPPAYSGLCH from the coding sequence ATGCAAGACTTCAAGATTAAATTGAACGGATACTCTACTGAATTCGTGTGTAtgatgaaacaaaaacatttgaaagatggTAGCATTTCAGATCCAAATTCTGAAGCGGAACTTGATTTTGAAACGGGCGTCGATGGTTGTCCTCAACTAAAACTACTTAAGGATAATGCAAACGGTAGCCTTTCGTATTTGAAACCGTTCGTCACCGATGAAATCAGTGCTTTTGATACGTATCCAATGGTTTTAACCCAGGGTACATATATTATACCCTTCAGTTTTGAATTGGATCCTATCAAACATCATTCGTCTTTCAGATCTCTTTTTGGTTCCACCACTTACAGAGTAGAAACTTTATTGAGGGTGATGCAGCCTTCCAAGGGAATCATCAGTGGTATCCCCACCGATTCGGGAGATTCTAAGAATTACTTTCTTTCGCAAAAATGTTTCATCACAAAGACGCTGTCACCTTCGGATGTTTTGAAATACGAATCTGTTAATTCTCACGGTACGTTTCAAAATGGACTCATTGATTATGGCTTTTACATCTCTACAAAATTGATCGAATTCGACTCACCGTTCCATTGTCATTTCAATTGTATTGGGAAACCCGATATTAAGATCATCAAAGTCAATGTTTCTCTGCTGCAAACTTGTATTCTACCTTGCATCAAACCGGATGGCATCGCTGCTGCGAAGAGATCGTACTCGAATACCAATACGTTTCGCTTGGCAGAGTATGTCGTACCGCCCGATGAACAATCTAATATCATTACTACGAAATTTGAGGATCTGAAAATTGCTACCCGTTCCAGTTGCAATCTGTTCACCTCGAAAATATTGCCTTACTACAATGAAGTCTCGAGGTTGGAGACAGTTGATGGCGAAAAAGTAATGAAATTGAGCATTACGCATCGTTTGAAAATTGTTGTTACGATTAATCCCTCTGGATCTGACTCAAGCTCAAAGAATTTCATTAATgttaatttcaaaattccAATAGAGGTCATTGACAAGAATATAAGTTCAAGCCTGTATTTGCCGGCGTATAAATCTCCATCGCCGGCTATATCAGGCAATGGGCCATTTacaattgatgaagacgaatATAATTCTTATTCCTCACCCATATCACTATCCTCTGCTGATTCTCCACCAGCTTACTCTGGCTTGTGCCATTGA